A part of Sander vitreus isolate 19-12246 chromosome 8, sanVit1, whole genome shotgun sequence genomic DNA contains:
- the ascl1b gene encoding achaete-scute homolog 1b, producing METTTITTTQTAFTFGLTERHASLSLHAPAQDCAVPAVHPNTNAAGFQSKTKVLKRQRSSSPELLRCKRRLSFNGLGYSIPQQQPVAVARRNERERNRVKQVNMGFQTLRQHVPNGAANKKMSKVETLRSAVEYIRALQQLLDEHDAVSAAFQCGLPSPTISNSYSADPESPHSTYSSDEGSYEPLSSEEQELLDFTTWFDRY from the coding sequence ATGGAAACTACAACAATCACCACAACGCAGACTGCATTCACCTTTGGACTTACTGAAAGACACGCCAGCCTCAGCCTTCACGCCCCGGCCCAGGACTGCGCTGTCCCCGCTGTGCACCCCAACACCAACGCTGCCGGCTTCCAAAGTAAAACCAAGGTGCTGAAGAGACAGCGCTCCAGCTCGCCGGAGCTCCTGCGCTGCAAGCGGCGTCTGAGCTTCAACGGCCTCGGCTACTCCATCCCTCAGCAGCAGCCCGTGGCCGTGGCCCGGCGGAACGAAAGAGAGAGGAACCGGGTCAAACAAGTCAACATGGGTTTCCAGACGCTGCGTCAGCATGTGCCCAACGGCGCCGCCAACAAGAAGATGAGCAAAGTGGAGACCCTGAGGTCTGCGGTGGAGTACATCAGGGCTTTACAGCAACTTCTGGACGAACATGACGCTGTGTCGGCTGCTTTCCAGTGCGGGTTGCCATCCCCGACAATCTCCAACAGCTACTCCGCCGACCCGGAGTCGCCTCACTCCACCTACTCATCAGACGAAGGCAGTTATGAGCCTCTGAGCTCCGAGGAGCAGGAGCTGTTGGACTTTACAACCTGGTTCGACAGGTACTGA
- the irf7 gene encoding interferon regulatory factor 7, whose translation MQSPPKPQFSSWLIEQVETGQYTGLRYVGQNKFRVPWKHNSRRDCNDEDIKIFRAWAIASGKINEFPNDKARWKTNFRCALNNLSLRFKMIKDNSKNHENSDDPHKIYEIINTEHNYESPPTQDSQEDPVIYSSPIEYFPSGNEHNLLNNFMALDLGNQPSEEQQWAEDYGQHNPALPKSYPVAAENPPQLLPDQPSYCEVNPPPVLSSPLQPSIFDLEISIHYRKSEMLKMTLSTALLQLHYQQEAHEFNAHHLCFPSTDRLLDHKQIEYTNRILNSIQRGLFLEVRDTGIYAWRQDRCHVFASTSDPSVAHPDPSKLPQNTMVQLLSFEKYVNELKQFRENNGGSPDYTINMCFGEKFPDGKPLEKKLIVVKVVPLICRHLHEMAQMEGASSLHSANVSLQISHNSLYDLISSVFGLPADEEPARAAAPFLLHF comes from the exons ATGCAAAG CCCTCCCAAGCCTCAGTTTTCCAGCTGGCTCATAGAGCAGGTGGAGACAGGCCAGTACACGGGCCTGCGCTATGTGGGCCAAAACAAGTTCAGAGTCCCCTGGAAGCACAACTCCAGGAGAGACTGCAATGACGAGGACATTAAAATATTCCGG GCATGGGCAATAGCAAGTGGAAAGATCAACGAGTTCCCCAATGACAAGGCCAGGTGGAAAACCAACTTCCGATGTGCTCTGAACAACCTCTCTTTGCGCTTCAAGATGATTAAGGATAATTCCAAGAATCATGAGAATTCTGACGACCCTCATAAAATCTATGAGATTATCAACACTGAGC ACAACTATGAAAGTCCGCCAACACAAGACTCACAGGAGGATCCTGTCATCTACAGCTCTCCTATAGAGTACTTCCCCTCAGGAAATGAG CATAATCTGCTTAACAACTTTATGGCTTTGGATCTTGGCAACCAGCCATCAG AGGAGCAACAGTGGGCAGAGGACTATGGTCAGCACAATCCAGCTCTTCCTAAAAGCTATCCTGTAGCAGCCGAGAACCCCCCACAGCTTTTACCAGATCAGCCTTCTTACTGTGAAG taaatCCTCCGCCAGTCCTCAGTTCACCTCTGCAGCCAAGTATATTTGACCTGGAGATCTCCATCCACTACAGGAAAAGTGAAATGCTAAAGATGACATTGTCCACTGCCCTTCTCCAGCTCCACTACCAGCAGGAGGCCCATGAGTTCAACGCCCATCATCTGTGCTTCCCCTCCACGGATCGTCTGCTGGACCACAAACAG ATTGAGTACACCAACCGCATCCTTAACAGCATCCAGAGAGGTCTGTTCCTGGAGGTCCGGGACACTGGTATCTATGCCTGGAGGCAAGACCGGTGCCATGTGTTTGCCAGCACCAGTGACCCCAGTGTGGCTCACCCAGACCCAAGCAAGCTGCCCCAGAACACCATGGTGCAGCTCCTCAGCTTTGAGAAGTATGTTAATG AACTGAAGCAGTTCAGAGAGAACAATGGTGGCTCTCCTGACTACACCATCAACATGTGCTTTGGAGAGAAGTTTCCTGACGGAAAACCTTTGGAGAAGAAGCTCATCGTAGTCAAG GTTGTCCCTCTGATCTGTCGACACTTACATGAGATGGCCCAGATGGAGGGGGCTTCGTCTCTTCACAGCGCCAACGTCAGCCTCCAGATCTCACACAACAGCCTCTATGATCTTATTAGCTCCGTCTTTGGTCTGCCGGCAGATGAAGAGCCAGCACGGGCTGCTGCGCCTTTTCTACTTCATTTCTGA